The Cellulosimicrobium sp. ES-005 genome segment TCCCGCGCGACGCCGTAGGGCTCGAACGAGGCCGCGACGTGCACCTCGCCGGCGCCCACCTCGCGTGCGAGCGCGGGGACGACGGCCCGCGGGTCTCCGCGCCGCACGACCAGCCGCCCGTCCGTCGCGGCGTCGAGCGCCGCGAGGCTCCGGGCGAGGTACGCGCGGCGCGGTGCGCCCGCGGAGCCCCACAGGTGCGGGTCGAGGACGTAGAGCGCGACGACGTCGTCGCCCGCGTCCCGAGCGGCCTCCACCGCGGCGACGAGGGCCGGGTTGTCGGCGAGGCGCAGGTCGCGGCGGCACCACCAGATCGTCGGCACCCGGTCACGCTAACGGTCGCTTGCCGCGCACGCCGGTGGGAGCATCGAACGCATGGCGACGCGGGGTGGCGGCGGCGAACGCGAGTTCGAGGTCGAGCCGGACCCGGGTGCACCACCCGGCCCGGGCGCCGTCGCGCGCCCGCCCGGCTCAGCGGCCGGTCCGGGACCCGCGGCCGGCGCGATCGAGGGGGACCACGCGTTCTTCGGGCACCCGCGCGGCCTGCTGACGCTCTTCACCACGGAGCTGTGGGAGCGGTTCAGCTACTACGGGATGCGCGCGATCCTGCTGTTCTACCTCACGGACTCCGTGGCGAACGGCGGGCTCGGGATCGGCGAGACGACCGGTCTGGCGCTCGTCTCGATCTACGGCACGAGCGTCTACCTGCTCTCCGTCGTGGGCGGGTGGCTCGCGGACCGCGTGATCGGCTCGCGTCGCTCGGTCCTGTACGGCGGCATCGTCATCGCCGCAGGCCACGTCAGCCTGACGATCCCCGGCACGGGCTTCTCGATGGCGGGCATCGCGATGGTCGCGCTCGGGACGGGTCTGCTCAAGCCCAACGTGTCGTCCATGGTCGGCGAGCTCTACGCGCGCGACGACCCGCGGCGCGACTCGGGCTTCTCCATCTTCTACATGGGCATCAACCTCGGGTCGTTCGTCGCGCCGTTCCTCGTCGGGGCCGCGCGCGCCTGGGGCGGGTACCACGCCGGGTTCGCGGTGGCGGCGGTCGGCATGGCCGTCGCGCTCGTGTTCTTCGTCGCGGGCCGCCGCTACCTCGGCGAGGCGGGCGCGCACGTGCCCAACCCCGTGCGCCCCGAGGAGCGGGCGACGATCGCGCGCGTCTTCCTGCTCATCGCCGCGGGCGTCGTGCTCGTGGGGCTGATCGCGGTCCTGGTGGCCGGCGGCTTCGACATCTCGACGTTCATCGACACGATGTCCTACCTGGCGTTCCTCGCGCCGATCGCGTACTTCGTCGTCATGTACCGCTCGCCGCGCGTGACCGACGCCGAGCGCCCGCGCGTCATCGCCTACATCCCGCTGTTCGTCGCGGCGATGCTCTTCTGGATGATCTTCGAGCAGGCCGCCACGACGCTCTCCGCGTTCGCGAAGGACCGGACCGACCTGACGTTCTTCGGGGTCGGCATCAGCCCCGAGTTCTTCCAGTCGGTCAACCCGCTGTCGATCATCGTCCTGGCGCCCGTGTTCGCGTGGATCTGGATCAAGACCGGGGACCGGCCGATGACGGCCAACAAGTTCGCGATCGGCCTCACGCTCGCGTCGGTGTCGTTCCTCTTCCTCGCCGTCGCGTCCGCGGTCGTCGGCGACGGCAAGGCGCCGTCGTGGGTGCTGGTGCTCGTCTACGTGATCCAGACGCTCGGCGAGCTGTGCCTGTCTCCCGTCGGCCTCGCGGCGACGACGCTGCTGGCGCCGAAGGCGTTCCGGTCCCAGGCGATGGCGCTCTGGTTCCTCGCACCCGCGGCGGGTCAGGCCATCACGGCGCAGGTCGTGCAGGTCACCGAGGGGGCGTCCGACACCGCGTACTTCGGGGGGATCGGCGCCGTGACGCTCGTGTTCGCGCTCGCGCTGTTCGCGCTGGCCCCGTGGGTCACGCGGCACGTCCGCCACGCCGACGAGCTCGAGGGCGCGCACACGGCCGGCGCCTGACGGCGCTCGGTCGGCCACGCGCCGGGACCGTGACCGCGCGAGGTCGCGCCGTTGCGACCTCGCGCGGTCCCGGCGGGGCGGGCCGCCGTCAGCGCAGCCAGGGCGCCCGGCGGACGAGGGGCAGCGCGGCCCAGCGGCGGCCGAGCCCCCAGGTGTCGCCCGCGAGCGTCGTCGCGAGGACGACGAGGACCAGCACCACGAGGACGTGCTGGTCGACGACCGGGTTGTTCGACCCGGCCGCGAGCGGCCACTGCGACAGCCAGAGCATGCCGAAGAGCAGGGCGCCGCTCACCGCGGCCACCCGCAGGCCGATCCCGAGCAGGAGCGCGAGGCCGACGCCGAGCAGACCGAGCATGAAGAGCCAGTCCGTGACGGGGCCGGCCATCGCGGTGAAGGTGCCCGCGAGCGGGCCCTGGACCCCGTGCTCGAGGTACCCCTGGGCCGGGGCGGCACCCGCGAGCCACGCGCGGTCGCGCGGCGTCGCGTACCCGAGGCCGAGGAGCTTGTCGGCGAACGGCCAGAGGAACACGACCGCGGCGCCGAGCCGGGCGAGCGCGAGGGCGTGCCGGGCGGGGGAGCGCGTGACGACGTCGTCCTGGGTGACGGGACCGGTCGTCGCGGTGGCGGCGGCGCGCGCGGCGGTCTGGGAGGCGCCGCCGGGCGGTGAGGTCGTGCGTGCGGTGGACGTGGACATGAGGTGCCCCCTCGGGAACGGGATCTGAGGATCGGGTCGGTGCCGGGACCTGACCTGCCGCCGCTCTCCGTCGAGGCGTCGCCGAGGTCCCCGGCCGTGCCGTGCCCGTCCACGGTGGCAGGGTGCCCTGCGGCGGTTCAACCCTTACGTAACGTTTAGGTGGAGATCCCTCAGGGGGTAGGGACTCCGCGTACGTAGCCCGACGACCACGAGACGGACGCCCGGTTCGTCCGGTCCCCGACAGGCGTAATGTGACCCGGCGGCCGGAGGATCGGCCGCGGCCACCCGTCGAAGGAGCTGAACCGACATGAGCCGCCCCCTGCGCTCCCGGACGTCCACCCACGGCCGCAACATGGCCGGCGCCCGCGCCCTCTGGCGCGCGACCGGCATGGGCTCGGAGGACTTCGGCAAGCCGATCATCGCGATCGCGAACTCGTACACGCAGTTCGTCCCCGGCCACGTCCACCTCAAGGACATGGGCGACCTCGTCGCGTCGGCGATCCGCGAGGCCGGTGGCGTCTCCAAGGAGTTCAACACGATCGCCGTCGACGACGGCATCGCGATGGGCCACGGCGGCATGCTCTACTCGCTGCCGAGCCGCGACCTCATCGCCGACTCGGTCGAGTACATGGTCAACGCGCACTGCGCCGACGCGCTCGTGTGCATCTCGAACTGCGACAAGATCACGCCCGGCATGCTCAACGCCGCGCTGCGGCTCAACATCCCGGTGATCTTCGTGTCCGGCGGCCCCATGGAGGCGGGCAAGGCGGTCGTCGCCGACGGCGTCGCCAAGACCCACCTCAACCTCGTCAACGCGATCAACTACTCGGCGGACGACAACGTGTCCGACGCCGCGCTCGCGCAGGTCGAGGAGAACGCGTGCCCCACGTGCGGGTCGTGCTCGGGCATGTTCACCGCGAACTCGATGAACTGCCTCACCGAGGCGCTCGGCCTGTCGCTCCCGGGCAACGGCTCGACCCTCGCGACGCACGCCGCGCGCAAGGAGCTGTTCCTCGAGGCCGGCCGCACGATCGTCGACCTCGCCAAGCGCTACTACGAGGACGAGGACGACTCGGTCGCGCCGCGCTCGATCGCGACCAAGGCCGCGTTCTCCAACGCCATGGCGCTCGACGTCGCGATGGGCGGCTCGACGAACACCGTGCTGCACATCCTCGCCGCGGCTCAGGAGGGCGAGGTCGACTTCGACCTCACCGACATCGAGCGGATCAGCCGCCAGGTGCCGTGCCTGTCCAAGGTCGCGCCGAACCACCCGAACTTCCACATGGAGGACGTTCACCGCGCCGGCGGCATCCCCGCCCTCCTGGGCGAGCTCGACCGCGCGGGCCTGCTCGACCACGACGTCACGAGCGTCCACACCCCGACGCTGCGCGAGTGGCTCGACGACTGGGACGTCCGGGGCGGCAAGGCGACCGACCGCGCGATCGAGCTGTTCCACGCGGCACCCGGGGGAGTGCGCACCACGCAGGCGTTCTCGACGTCGAACCGCTGGGAGTCGCTCGACACCGACGCGGCCGAGGGCTGCATCCGCGACCTCGAGCACGCGTACACCGTCGAGGGCGGCCTCGCCGTGCTGCGCGGCAACCTCGCCGAGGACGGCGCCGTGTTCAAGACCGCCGGGGTCGACCCGGACGTCTTCCACTTCGTCGGCAAGGCGCTCGTCTGCGAGTCGCAGGACGAGGCGGTCGAGAAGATCCTCACCAAGCAGGTCGAGCCGGGGCACGTCGTCGTCGTGCGCTACGAGGGCCCCGCGGGCGGCCCGGGCATGCAGGAGATGCTGTACCCGACGTCGTTCATCAAGGGCCGCGGCCTCGGCAAGGTGACCGCGCTCATCACCGACGGCCGCTTCTCCGGCGGGTCGTCGGGCATCTCCGTCGGCCACGTCTCGCCCGAGGCCGCCGCGGGCGGCGTCATCGGCCTCGTCGAGGACGGCGACGAGATCGAGATCGACGTCGACACGCGCCTCATCCGCCTCAACGTCCCGGACGAGGTGATCGACGAGCGCCGCGCCAAGATGGAGGCGCGCGAGAACCCGTGGCAGCCGGTCGACCGCGACCGCTACGTCTCGCCCGCGCTCCAGGCGTACGCCGCGATGGCGACCTCCGCCGACCGCGGCGCCGTCCGCGACGTGTCGCTCATCAAGCGCAGCCGCTGATCCCGACGACGACGGGCCCGCACCTCGCGAGGTGCGGGCCCGTCGTCGTGCCGGGGGGGGGCGTCCGCGGCGGGCGTCAGCACTCCTCCTCGGACTGCTCCGTGACGACCCACCGCGTCCCCGCGGGTGCCATGACGGCGCTGCCGCAGTCGCCGCCGCCGTAGACGACGGACAGCACCGTCGTCTCGGCGCGCTCCTCGCGGACCGCGATCTCGACGTCCGGGACGTCGCCGACGGCCGCGTACAGGCCGGCGGTCGTCGTGATCATCGATGCGCAGTCCGTGATGCCCGGCCACCCCTGCGACGTCATCTCGGCGACCATCCGCTCGGCGAGCTCCGGGGTGAGGTAGCCGCACGCGACCTCCACGTCCGGCGCGCGGCTCGCGGCGAGCCACGCGCGGAACGACTCCTCGGGCGTCTCGCTGCGCTCTTCCGCGAGCTCCTCCTCGGGTGCCGGCTCGGTCTCGTCCTCGGTCGCGACGTCGTCGGGGGCAGCGGTCGGGGAGCCTGACGACGAGGGGGGCGCCGCCGACGTCGTGTCGCCGGGGTCCGCGCTCGACGGCCCCGGGGCGGTGCACGCGGTCGTCACGACCAGGGCGAGAGCGGAGACGAGGGCAGCGGTGGCGAGGGATCGTGTGCGCACGGGCCCATGATGCCGTGCGGTCCCTGGCCGGGTCGGCGTGTCTCGGGACGTCCGGCGCGCCGTCCGGCGACCGCGTTCCTAGAGTGGGGGCATGACTGGGCAGACCCCGCGCACGGACGCCGGACCCGACCTCAAGCCTCGTTCCCGCCAGGTCACGGACGGTCTGGAGGCGACGGCGTCGCGCGGGATGCTGCGCGCCGTCGGGATGGGCGACGAGGACTTCGCCAAGCCGCAGATCGGCATCGCGAGCTCGTGGAACGAGATCACGCCGTGCAACCTGTCGCTCGACCGGCTGGCGCAGGGCGCGAAGGAGGGCGTGCACGCGGGCGGCGGGTACCCGCTGCAGTTCGGGACGATCTCCGTCTCCGACGGCATCTCCATGGGCCACGAGGGGATGCACTTCTCGCTCGTGAGCCGCGACATCATCGCGGACTCGGTCGAGACGGTGGTCCAGGCGGAGCGCCTCGACGGGACGGTGCTGCTCGCGGGGTGCGACAAGTCGCTGCCGGGGATGCTCATGGCGGCGGCGCGGCTGAACCTGGCGAGCGTGTTCCTCTACGCGGGCTCGATCATGCCGGGCTGGGTCAAGCTCTCCGACGGCACGGAGAAGGACGTCACACTCATCGACGCGTTCGAGGCGGTCGGCGCGTGCGCGCGCGGGCTCATGAGTCGCGAGGACGTGGACCGCATCGAGCGGGCGATCTGCCCCGGCG includes the following:
- a CDS encoding DoxX family protein, whose translation is MSTSTARTTSPPGGASQTAARAAATATTGPVTQDDVVTRSPARHALALARLGAAVVFLWPFADKLLGLGYATPRDRAWLAGAAPAQGYLEHGVQGPLAGTFTAMAGPVTDWLFMLGLLGVGLALLLGIGLRVAAVSGALLFGMLWLSQWPLAAGSNNPVVDQHVLVVLVLVVLATTLAGDTWGLGRRWAALPLVRRAPWLR
- the ilvD gene encoding dihydroxy-acid dehydratase — encoded protein: MSRPLRSRTSTHGRNMAGARALWRATGMGSEDFGKPIIAIANSYTQFVPGHVHLKDMGDLVASAIREAGGVSKEFNTIAVDDGIAMGHGGMLYSLPSRDLIADSVEYMVNAHCADALVCISNCDKITPGMLNAALRLNIPVIFVSGGPMEAGKAVVADGVAKTHLNLVNAINYSADDNVSDAALAQVEENACPTCGSCSGMFTANSMNCLTEALGLSLPGNGSTLATHAARKELFLEAGRTIVDLAKRYYEDEDDSVAPRSIATKAAFSNAMALDVAMGGSTNTVLHILAAAQEGEVDFDLTDIERISRQVPCLSKVAPNHPNFHMEDVHRAGGIPALLGELDRAGLLDHDVTSVHTPTLREWLDDWDVRGGKATDRAIELFHAAPGGVRTTQAFSTSNRWESLDTDAAEGCIRDLEHAYTVEGGLAVLRGNLAEDGAVFKTAGVDPDVFHFVGKALVCESQDEAVEKILTKQVEPGHVVVVRYEGPAGGPGMQEMLYPTSFIKGRGLGKVTALITDGRFSGGSSGISVGHVSPEAAAGGVIGLVEDGDEIEIDVDTRLIRLNVPDEVIDERRAKMEARENPWQPVDRDRYVSPALQAYAAMATSADRGAVRDVSLIKRSR
- a CDS encoding peptide MFS transporter — protein: MATRGGGGEREFEVEPDPGAPPGPGAVARPPGSAAGPGPAAGAIEGDHAFFGHPRGLLTLFTTELWERFSYYGMRAILLFYLTDSVANGGLGIGETTGLALVSIYGTSVYLLSVVGGWLADRVIGSRRSVLYGGIVIAAGHVSLTIPGTGFSMAGIAMVALGTGLLKPNVSSMVGELYARDDPRRDSGFSIFYMGINLGSFVAPFLVGAARAWGGYHAGFAVAAVGMAVALVFFVAGRRYLGEAGAHVPNPVRPEERATIARVFLLIAAGVVLVGLIAVLVAGGFDISTFIDTMSYLAFLAPIAYFVVMYRSPRVTDAERPRVIAYIPLFVAAMLFWMIFEQAATTLSAFAKDRTDLTFFGVGISPEFFQSVNPLSIIVLAPVFAWIWIKTGDRPMTANKFAIGLTLASVSFLFLAVASAVVGDGKAPSWVLVLVYVIQTLGELCLSPVGLAATTLLAPKAFRSQAMALWFLAPAAGQAITAQVVQVTEGASDTAYFGGIGAVTLVFALALFALAPWVTRHVRHADELEGAHTAGA